A stretch of Chrysiogenes arsenatis DSM 11915 DNA encodes these proteins:
- the surE gene encoding 5'/3'-nucleotidase SurE: MRILISNDDGIYSSGLKALVDIFSPHNEVFVVAPDTERSAIGHAITISTPLWAEEVEFPGTVMAYKTSGTPADCVKLALRGLQIKPDLVLSGINKGANCGCNVIYSGTVSAATEGFFDGIRAFAISVDDYSKPNYGACYAHLRPLIERLLPHADSTTSLFNINLPSCNGDEILGTKITRQAVSHYSDFYEKRHCPRNREYWWLSGNDLQYEKSPDTDWQAVRQGYISVTPLQFNLTNMEDFYRLHNVIL, translated from the coding sequence ATGCGCATACTGATTTCTAACGACGATGGCATTTACAGTTCCGGCCTCAAGGCGTTGGTTGATATTTTTTCGCCGCACAATGAGGTTTTTGTGGTTGCGCCGGATACGGAGCGTAGCGCCATCGGCCATGCCATTACGATTTCAACGCCACTCTGGGCGGAGGAGGTCGAATTTCCCGGGACAGTTATGGCCTACAAAACGTCTGGCACACCCGCTGACTGTGTCAAGCTGGCGTTGCGCGGCCTTCAGATTAAGCCGGATTTAGTGCTCAGCGGAATCAACAAGGGTGCAAACTGTGGTTGCAATGTTATTTATTCGGGGACGGTTTCGGCGGCAACGGAAGGGTTTTTCGATGGCATTCGCGCCTTTGCCATCAGCGTTGATGACTACTCTAAGCCAAATTACGGGGCGTGTTATGCCCATTTGCGCCCGTTGATTGAGCGGCTTTTGCCGCATGCGGATTCAACAACGTCGCTCTTCAATATCAATTTGCCATCGTGCAATGGTGATGAAATTCTGGGGACAAAAATCACGCGACAGGCTGTATCGCACTACAGCGACTTTTATGAAAAACGTCACTGTCCGCGAAACCGAGAATACTGGTGGCTATCAGGCAACGATTTACAATATGAAAAATCCCCTGACACTGATTGGCAAGCCGTGCGTCAAGGGTATATTAGTGTTACTCCGCTCCAGTTTAATTTAACAAACATGGAAGATTTTTATCGATTACATAACGTGATTTTGTAG
- a CDS encoding AAA family ATPase: MEIISFRLTNLGRFEQLKAHLASRGKGSVTVFIGNNGAGKTTVLTSLATILSWFVARLRSEKGSGSHIPEEVILNGQASAMIDIEVFDEQGQSGNPDADESEHLYCWTLAKTAKGKKASLTSSLQEATHLAEYYRNGLTARKDQSLPLIAFYPVERVVLDIPLKIKSKHSFLQLDGYDNSLNQGVDFRRFFEWFREREDFENESGLPQDILDNLLSSVSIESDIWHKLQYFMASSRDRQLTAVRTAIANFMPGFSNLRVRRKPRLHMSIDKDGQTLNVSQLSQGEKSLMALVGDIARRLAMMNPGLENPLHGDGIVLVDEVDMHLHPSWQRSVIRRLTDTFPNCQFILTTHSPLVISDGKDVMVYSLENGELVTVSSQYGQDANTVLLDVMDTHIRNETVAKKLGDLLDLIQNGKLEEAKNKLNALKDELPSNNLELVKAQILLRKQEIKNAQNQ, encoded by the coding sequence ATGGAAATTATATCTTTTCGCCTCACCAATTTAGGTCGGTTCGAGCAGCTTAAAGCTCACCTTGCATCAAGGGGCAAGGGGAGCGTAACCGTGTTTATCGGCAATAATGGAGCGGGAAAAACAACGGTTTTGACTTCACTTGCAACTATTTTAAGCTGGTTTGTTGCGCGTTTGCGTAGTGAGAAAGGAAGTGGCAGCCATATTCCTGAAGAAGTTATACTCAATGGCCAAGCTTCAGCTATGATTGATATCGAAGTGTTTGATGAACAAGGTCAGTCCGGGAATCCTGATGCCGATGAAAGCGAACACCTCTACTGCTGGACGCTGGCGAAAACGGCCAAGGGCAAAAAAGCCAGCCTTACCTCCTCCTTGCAGGAGGCTACTCATCTGGCGGAATACTACCGCAATGGATTAACCGCTCGTAAAGACCAGAGTCTTCCTCTCATTGCTTTCTACCCTGTTGAGCGGGTGGTATTGGATATCCCACTAAAAATTAAAAGCAAGCACAGTTTTTTGCAATTAGATGGCTATGATAACTCGCTTAACCAAGGCGTAGACTTTCGGCGCTTCTTCGAGTGGTTTCGTGAGCGAGAGGATTTTGAAAACGAATCAGGTCTACCTCAAGACATTCTTGACAATCTACTGTCTTCGGTGAGCATAGAGAGTGATATTTGGCATAAGTTGCAGTATTTTATGGCCTCTTCGCGTGATCGTCAGCTCACAGCGGTCAGAACTGCTATCGCCAATTTTATGCCGGGCTTTAGTAACTTGCGTGTTCGTCGTAAACCGCGCTTGCACATGTCTATCGATAAGGATGGCCAAACACTCAATGTGTCACAGCTATCACAAGGCGAAAAATCTCTTATGGCGTTGGTGGGCGATATCGCGAGGCGTTTAGCCATGATGAATCCAGGACTTGAAAATCCATTACATGGAGACGGAATTGTTTTGGTAGACGAAGTCGATATGCATCTGCATCCATCATGGCAGCGCAGTGTCATTAGAAGATTGACGGATACGTTCCCCAATTGCCAATTCATCCTGACGACACATTCGCCGTTGGTGATTAGTGACGGTAAAGACGTGATGGTGTATTCGTTAGAAAATGGCGAGTTGGTAACGGTTTCTTCGCAGTACGGTCAGGATGCGAATACGGTATTGCTTGATGTAATGGATACGCATATCAGAAACGAAACGGTGGCAAAAAAACTCGGCGATTTACTGGATCTTATCCAGAATGGAAAACTCGAAGAGGCAAAAAATAAATTAAACGCATTGAAAGATGAGTTGCCTTCAAATAATCTGGAACTGGTGAAAGCCCAAATTCTTTTGCGCAAGCAGGAAATTAAAAATGCGCAAAATCAATAA
- the glmS gene encoding glutamine--fructose-6-phosphate transaminase (isomerizing): protein MCGIVGYTGKRAAMPIILEGLKKLEYRGYDSAGISTLHHNELTHVKALGKLIALEEQLAQEPLAGSIGIGHTRWATHGKPSVPNAHPHVVGTTAIVHNGIIENYKSLRTELEAHGSQFLSETDTETVAHLLHVHRRETLLETLFAILPMIRGAYSIAAIDTRDPHTLVCVKQESPLVIGLGKNENFVASDIPALLAHTRDFIFLEDGDVAAITPESVSIYHHGQPVERPIKTVSWSPSAAEKGGYKHFMLKEIHEQPRALRDTLRGKFDGKTLQLSDLALTPQEVASIRRIQLVACGTSWHAGLVGKYYLEQIARIPVEVDIASEYRYRTKVVDSSTLVVPITQSGETADTLAALKDAKREGAKVITVCNVVDSSIVRESHGVLYTNAGPEIGVASTKAFTTQLAALYLLALFIAQEQKRLDSAAIAEHIAQLEALPAVIETVLEREEEYKNFAHTFHDYPNFLFLGRSFNFPIALEGALKLKEISYIHAEGYASGEMKHGPIALIDAQMPVVVVATASAVYDKLVSNVEEVAARDGIVVALVNDADTSWGKKAHTVFRVPEVPEMLSPIVNAVPMQFIAYYVADFKGCDVDQPRNLAKSVTVE from the coding sequence ATGTGTGGAATCGTTGGATATACCGGCAAACGGGCAGCGATGCCTATTATTCTGGAAGGGCTGAAAAAACTTGAATATCGCGGATACGACTCTGCCGGCATCTCGACACTGCACCACAACGAACTCACCCATGTGAAAGCCCTTGGCAAGCTGATTGCCCTTGAAGAGCAACTGGCGCAGGAACCACTGGCTGGATCGATTGGCATTGGCCACACCCGCTGGGCCACGCACGGCAAGCCATCAGTTCCCAACGCGCACCCGCACGTTGTTGGCACCACTGCCATCGTGCATAACGGGATTATTGAAAATTACAAATCGCTCCGGACAGAGCTGGAAGCGCACGGCAGTCAGTTCCTCTCCGAAACCGACACCGAAACGGTCGCCCACCTGCTGCACGTACACCGCCGTGAAACGCTGCTGGAAACGCTTTTTGCGATTCTCCCCATGATTCGCGGCGCGTATTCCATCGCCGCCATCGATACTCGCGACCCACACACGCTGGTATGCGTCAAACAAGAATCACCACTGGTGATTGGTCTTGGCAAAAATGAAAATTTTGTCGCCAGCGATATTCCCGCCCTCCTCGCGCATACACGCGATTTTATTTTCTTGGAAGATGGCGACGTTGCCGCGATTACCCCAGAATCCGTGTCTATTTACCATCACGGACAACCCGTGGAGCGCCCCATCAAAACCGTTTCATGGAGCCCATCAGCCGCCGAAAAGGGTGGCTACAAACACTTTATGCTCAAAGAAATCCACGAACAGCCGCGGGCATTGCGCGATACGCTACGCGGGAAATTCGACGGCAAAACGCTCCAACTCAGCGACTTAGCCCTTACCCCGCAGGAAGTCGCCTCCATCCGCCGTATTCAACTCGTGGCCTGTGGCACCAGCTGGCACGCGGGACTGGTTGGCAAGTATTACCTTGAACAAATCGCCCGCATTCCGGTGGAAGTCGATATTGCCAGCGAATACCGCTATCGCACAAAAGTCGTTGACAGCAGTACGCTTGTGGTGCCGATTACGCAGAGTGGCGAGACGGCGGATACGCTGGCCGCGCTCAAGGACGCCAAACGCGAAGGCGCCAAAGTCATCACCGTGTGCAACGTGGTCGATAGCTCCATCGTGCGGGAATCGCACGGCGTGCTGTACACCAACGCTGGGCCAGAAATTGGCGTGGCATCTACCAAAGCCTTCACCACCCAACTCGCCGCCCTCTACCTGCTGGCGCTCTTTATAGCGCAGGAACAAAAGCGCCTTGACAGCGCCGCTATCGCCGAACACATTGCCCAGCTAGAAGCCCTGCCCGCGGTTATCGAAACCGTGCTGGAGCGTGAAGAAGAGTATAAAAACTTTGCCCATACCTTCCACGATTACCCGAATTTCCTTTTCCTTGGCCGCTCGTTTAACTTCCCCATTGCGCTGGAAGGAGCCCTGAAACTGAAAGAAATTTCGTACATACATGCCGAAGGGTACGCCTCCGGCGAAATGAAGCATGGCCCAATTGCCCTGATAGACGCGCAAATGCCCGTGGTCGTCGTGGCAACCGCCAGCGCCGTGTACGATAAACTTGTTTCTAATGTCGAAGAGGTCGCCGCGCGTGACGGCATTGTGGTGGCGCTGGTCAACGATGCCGACACCAGCTGGGGCAAAAAAGCCCACACCGTGTTCCGCGTTCCCGAAGTGCCGGAAATGCTCAGCCCGATTGTTAACGCCGTGCCGATGCAGTTTATTGCCTATTACGTGGCCGATTTCAAAGGGTGCGACGTGGATCAACCGCGTAACCTCGCAAAGAGTGTAACTGTGGAGTGA
- a CDS encoding aminotransferase class I/II-fold pyridoxal phosphate-dependent enzyme, protein MQHILAQRLETLRNAGLFRQLRTIRHYTGSHAEVDGEPLVLFSSNDYLGYATHPTLLAAARAASCSATSATASPLVNGFWEEHHLLVRELCNWKGVEDAMLFPAGYQGNVALMSALLHSPHDQVFSDALNHASIIDGCRLGRGTVHVYRHNDIEHLESLLVAHVGNGLRTIVTDAVYSMDGDVAPLVALLELAKRHNALLVVDEAHSTGVLGARGQGVTEIFGSHPDHLLTFGTFGKALGSMGAYATGTQLQIDYLRNMARGYIFSTAFPPGIAHVNRTAVQMLAKGEQVDALKHNIRALAEGLTRAGWDFSQQKTAIFPIVVGEAETAVDLSLGLRQAGFFVPAIRYPTVARGTARLRIALNANHTPEAIERLIVSLIREYNNTGLPKKGDV, encoded by the coding sequence ATGCAGCATATCTTAGCGCAACGTCTTGAGACGCTTCGCAATGCGGGGCTGTTTCGCCAACTGCGGACAATTCGCCACTACACCGGTTCACACGCCGAAGTCGATGGCGAACCGCTGGTGCTTTTCAGTTCGAACGACTACCTCGGCTATGCCACTCACCCAACGTTACTCGCCGCAGCGCGGGCGGCCTCATGTTCGGCCACTTCAGCGACTGCCAGCCCGTTAGTCAATGGGTTTTGGGAAGAACACCACCTGCTTGTCCGTGAGTTATGCAACTGGAAAGGGGTGGAAGATGCCATGCTCTTCCCCGCAGGATACCAAGGAAATGTGGCGCTGATGAGTGCGTTGCTCCATTCCCCGCACGATCAAGTTTTTTCGGATGCCCTTAACCACGCCAGTATTATTGATGGCTGCCGTTTGGGACGCGGCACCGTTCACGTCTACCGACACAATGATATCGAGCACCTTGAATCGCTCCTCGTCGCGCATGTGGGCAATGGGCTGCGGACGATTGTCACCGATGCGGTCTACAGCATGGATGGCGATGTTGCCCCACTGGTAGCGCTGCTGGAGTTAGCCAAACGCCATAACGCGTTACTCGTTGTCGACGAAGCGCACTCTACCGGTGTGCTGGGCGCGCGCGGGCAGGGGGTAACAGAAATTTTCGGTTCCCATCCCGACCACCTCCTGACCTTTGGTACGTTTGGCAAAGCACTCGGCTCGATGGGAGCCTACGCGACCGGAACCCAACTCCAGATTGACTACTTGCGCAACATGGCGCGGGGTTATATCTTTAGTACCGCCTTTCCACCCGGCATTGCCCATGTCAATCGCACTGCGGTGCAAATGCTTGCTAAAGGCGAGCAAGTTGACGCACTCAAGCACAACATCCGCGCATTAGCTGAAGGACTGACGCGCGCTGGCTGGGATTTTTCGCAGCAGAAAACGGCCATTTTTCCAATAGTCGTCGGCGAAGCAGAAACCGCCGTTGATCTTTCGCTCGGATTGCGCCAGGCAGGTTTTTTTGTCCCTGCTATCCGCTATCCGACCGTGGCACGCGGCACAGCGCGACTGCGCATTGCCCTTAATGCCAACCATACGCCAGAAGCTATTGAAAGGCTGATTGTTAGCCTTATTCGTGAATACAACAACACAGGACTTCCTAAAAAAGGTGACGTATGA
- the dnaA gene encoding chromosomal replication initiator protein DnaA produces MSSNDLWINVLGMLSAKISEQNFYTWIKTIEFLGWDGEYLQLAVPSKFMKDIVEERYLAQIQETVEQLESAPCRVRLVIDKDAATRNEAQSDHDASTPEGETRDTLPLKPRNSLPPSAIKEVPVANDSLSPQYNFDAFVVGSSNQFAHAAALAVAQVPGITYNPLFLYGGVGLGKTHLIQAIGNMISKTKQNARVVYNDSEKFTNELINALKNGKIEDFRQRYRHVDVLIIDDIQFIAGKERTQEEFFHTFNTLHREKKQIVISSDKFPREITNLEERLRSRFEWGLIADIQPPDLETKLAILRKKAESEGVNLPNDAALYIAKAIKNNIRELEGCLIRVSAYSKLTGVDLSLDLIKLMLKDIVRDIDKIISCDEIQREVGNFFHVKVNDMKSKSRSSEYITARHTAMYLCRKLTNMSLPQIGREFGGRDHSTVVHAIKTIDKRIISDETFSNDLQAIEARILS; encoded by the coding sequence ATGTCGTCAAACGATCTTTGGATAAATGTTCTGGGAATGCTGTCTGCCAAAATATCGGAACAGAATTTTTATACTTGGATCAAAACCATTGAATTTTTAGGCTGGGATGGTGAATACCTACAATTGGCGGTGCCATCAAAGTTCATGAAAGACATCGTTGAAGAACGCTATCTGGCGCAAATCCAGGAAACCGTCGAACAACTTGAAAGTGCGCCGTGCCGTGTCCGCCTCGTTATCGACAAAGATGCCGCCACCAGAAACGAAGCGCAGTCTGACCATGACGCCAGCACTCCGGAAGGCGAAACTCGAGATACTCTCCCCCTGAAACCACGCAATTCATTGCCGCCGTCCGCAATTAAAGAAGTGCCAGTGGCGAACGACTCGCTGTCGCCACAGTATAATTTCGATGCTTTTGTCGTCGGCTCTTCGAACCAATTCGCCCACGCCGCCGCGCTGGCCGTCGCGCAGGTGCCGGGAATCACGTATAACCCACTCTTTTTATACGGCGGGGTTGGACTCGGAAAAACGCACCTGATTCAGGCGATCGGCAACATGATTTCGAAAACGAAGCAGAACGCCCGTGTTGTTTACAACGACAGTGAAAAATTCACCAACGAACTGATTAACGCTCTGAAAAACGGGAAGATAGAAGACTTTCGCCAGCGTTATCGGCACGTCGACGTGCTGATTATCGACGACATTCAATTTATTGCGGGCAAAGAGCGGACACAGGAAGAGTTTTTTCACACCTTCAACACGCTCCACCGTGAAAAGAAACAGATCGTTATTTCCAGCGATAAATTCCCCCGTGAAATTACGAACCTCGAAGAACGGCTCCGCTCGCGTTTTGAATGGGGACTGATTGCCGACATTCAACCGCCTGACTTAGAAACCAAGCTCGCAATTTTACGCAAAAAAGCCGAATCGGAAGGGGTGAACCTCCCGAACGACGCCGCGCTCTATATTGCAAAAGCGATCAAAAATAACATTCGCGAACTTGAAGGGTGCCTGATTCGCGTCAGTGCCTATTCGAAACTGACAGGCGTTGACCTGAGCCTTGATTTAATCAAGCTTATGCTGAAGGATATTGTGCGTGACATTGATAAAATCATTAGTTGCGACGAAATTCAACGGGAAGTCGGGAATTTTTTCCACGTGAAAGTCAACGACATGAAATCAAAAAGCCGCTCCAGCGAATACATAACCGCGCGCCACACAGCGATGTACCTCTGTCGTAAACTTACGAATATGTCACTACCGCAGATTGGCCGCGAATTCGGCGGACGCGATCACTCAACGGTTGTGCATGCCATTAAAACCATCGACAAACGGATTATCAGCGATGAAACCTTCTCGAATGACTTGCAAGCCATCGAAGCGCGAATCCTCAGTTAG
- a CDS encoding chloride channel protein: MPSRFKRKYIKGLATAHVRFLQLISLLRINDNTFLIIMAAIIGVASALFNALFRISISAMEKLFFEDAFHYLGVSYDFPGRLLLIIIPIAGALIILPLLLKYPKESSGYGMPSLLENVIFKNAIIHPRVIFLRTITTAVTLGSGGSAGREGPIVAIGAAIGSMLGQFLKMSGARMKVLVACGAAGGISAAFDAPIAGSMFALEIMLMGDLAIFSFSPIVISAAVAAVVSRAIFEKDIEIVTPAFEMASAQEYFLYAILGLLVGVVAMIFIRVYYNIYDRFQASPWPVWRKVMFGAFLVGVMGVAFPQVMGVGYRWMNDALLGEISIYLLLALVFVKMVATGVTLGSGLSGGVFGPSLFIGLMLGSAFGIGCNMIFPFEIHAPSYAMVGMGAMVAAASHAPLTAIFLLFEITGDFNIVLPTMFACMIGTSLVKMMGQESIDTIPMIRRGYRLAGGKDLTIMQRLKVANVETKNCDAIAESMSFKQIQMLIAHSSQMDFPVLDTDGKLVGILSFQDIRKVMFEEGLDDILVAKDLATTDVVTVSIDDNLQDALEKFGIRDFDHLPVVDKDGKLDGMISRRDIMQAYNREVQKLALRQG; this comes from the coding sequence ATGCCTAGCCGTTTTAAACGTAAGTACATTAAAGGACTTGCCACCGCGCACGTCCGTTTTTTGCAGTTGATATCGCTGCTGCGGATCAACGACAACACCTTTCTTATCATTATGGCTGCCATTATCGGGGTAGCCAGTGCGCTGTTTAACGCCCTTTTTCGGATATCGATTAGCGCCATGGAAAAGCTATTTTTTGAAGATGCTTTTCACTACCTTGGCGTATCGTATGATTTTCCGGGTCGACTGCTGCTCATCATCATTCCCATTGCTGGGGCGCTCATCATTTTACCCTTGCTCCTGAAATATCCCAAAGAGTCGAGCGGTTATGGCATGCCAAGCTTGCTAGAAAACGTTATTTTCAAAAACGCCATAATTCACCCTCGCGTTATTTTTCTGCGTACAATAACCACCGCGGTTACGCTTGGCAGTGGGGGAAGTGCTGGGCGCGAAGGGCCGATTGTCGCGATAGGTGCCGCAATTGGTTCGATGCTGGGTCAGTTTCTCAAGATGAGTGGGGCACGCATGAAAGTGCTCGTGGCCTGTGGTGCCGCCGGTGGCATTTCAGCGGCTTTTGATGCGCCCATTGCGGGATCAATGTTTGCGCTGGAAATCATGCTGATGGGCGACCTCGCGATTTTCAGTTTCAGCCCGATTGTTATTTCAGCAGCGGTTGCAGCCGTGGTGTCGCGCGCTATTTTTGAAAAAGACATTGAAATAGTTACGCCCGCATTTGAAATGGCCAGCGCGCAGGAATACTTCCTTTACGCCATTCTGGGCTTATTGGTTGGCGTTGTGGCGATGATTTTCATCCGTGTTTATTATAATATTTACGACCGTTTTCAGGCATCACCATGGCCAGTGTGGCGCAAAGTAATGTTTGGTGCATTTCTGGTTGGTGTGATGGGGGTTGCGTTTCCGCAGGTGATGGGAGTCGGATATCGCTGGATGAACGATGCACTCCTTGGTGAAATCTCGATTTACCTGCTCTTAGCGCTCGTTTTCGTGAAAATGGTTGCGACGGGCGTCACGCTGGGAAGTGGACTCTCTGGCGGCGTATTTGGCCCTTCACTGTTTATCGGACTGATGCTGGGATCGGCCTTTGGCATCGGGTGTAATATGATTTTTCCCTTTGAAATTCACGCCCCATCCTACGCGATGGTTGGCATGGGAGCAATGGTTGCCGCCGCCAGCCACGCACCGCTGACGGCTATTTTCCTGCTCTTTGAAATCACAGGGGACTTTAACATCGTGCTCCCCACTATGTTTGCGTGTATGATTGGCACCTCGCTAGTGAAAATGATGGGGCAAGAATCGATCGATACCATCCCAATGATCAGGCGTGGTTATCGTTTAGCCGGTGGCAAAGACCTCACGATTATGCAACGGCTGAAAGTGGCCAATGTTGAAACGAAAAACTGCGACGCTATTGCCGAATCTATGTCATTTAAGCAAATTCAAATGCTGATTGCCCATAGTTCACAAATGGATTTTCCTGTGCTCGACACGGATGGAAAGCTAGTTGGCATCCTCTCCTTTCAAGATATCCGCAAGGTAATGTTTGAAGAGGGGCTTGACGATATTCTGGTCGCAAAAGATCTGGCGACCACCGATGTTGTCACCGTATCAATTGATGATAACTTGCAGGATGCTCTGGAAAAATTTGGCATCCGCGACTTTGACCATCTGCCAGTGGTGGATAAAGACGGAAAACTCGACGGAATGATATCGCGCCGCGACATTATGCAAGCCTATAATCGGGAAGTGCAAAAGCTGGCGCTTCGTCAAGGATAA
- the hisG gene encoding ATP phosphoribosyltransferase, producing MAKPLMIALPKGRIQEESMALLEKIGWGCPEMFSGSRKLIFTRDDLQVSFMTVRATDVPTYVHHGAADIGICGKDTLEETRYDLCEPLDLGFGVCDVVVAEPAGFSERVPGYNGTVVATKFVNIAERFFAAKGVDVELIKLYGSIELAPLVGLSGRIVDIVETGETLRQNGLIIKEKIFTSSCRVVVNRTSMKTKFDRIQQLIEQLRAMIVSNAPTG from the coding sequence ATGGCAAAGCCACTGATGATCGCACTCCCAAAGGGGAGAATTCAGGAAGAGTCCATGGCTCTGCTCGAAAAAATCGGCTGGGGTTGTCCCGAGATGTTTTCCGGATCGCGCAAACTCATTTTTACGCGCGACGATTTACAGGTAAGTTTTATGACGGTTCGTGCGACGGACGTTCCAACCTATGTCCATCACGGCGCGGCTGATATCGGCATTTGCGGGAAAGATACACTGGAAGAAACGCGCTACGACCTATGTGAACCACTCGACCTTGGGTTTGGTGTCTGCGATGTTGTTGTCGCCGAACCAGCCGGTTTTTCCGAGCGAGTGCCGGGATACAATGGGACGGTTGTCGCCACGAAATTCGTGAATATTGCCGAACGATTCTTTGCCGCTAAAGGGGTTGATGTTGAACTGATTAAGCTGTACGGTTCCATTGAACTTGCACCGCTGGTTGGCCTTTCAGGGCGTATTGTCGATATTGTCGAAACGGGTGAGACCCTTCGGCAAAACGGGTTAATCATCAAAGAAAAAATCTTTACGTCATCATGCCGCGTGGTGGTCAATCGCACCAGCATGAAGACCAAGTTTGACCGCATACAGCAGCTTATCGAGCAATTGCGTGCCATGATTGTGAGCAACGCGCCCACAGGGTAA
- the murA gene encoding UDP-N-acetylglucosamine 1-carboxyvinyltransferase has product MDKLLITGGQVLRGDVFVSGAKNAALPLLAATLLAEGETCLLNVPNLRDIDTMRRLLLSLGAESHYVSNEKRFCVQTSPTSPCLAHYDLVRTMRASIVLLGPLLARYGKAKVSLPGGCAIGARPVNLHLSALEKMGAKIDLADGYILAECDRLQGAEIWFDTVTVTGTENIMMAATLAQGKTILRNAAREPEVRDLANCLIQMGARIEGAGTDTITIEGVEALQGTTYSIMPDRIEAGTLIVAAAITGGDVHVIGDIAPLLDSVIIKLRDCGVKIESTPQGVRVIGNGIISRDVTTSPYPGFPTDMQAQYMALMCRAKGVSSIEETIFENRFMHVAELRRMGAQIEIQGPRAVVRGAAQLKGAPVMATDLRASASLVLAALAAEGTTEVQRIYHLDRGYEQLETKLAALGAQIERVSS; this is encoded by the coding sequence ATGGATAAATTACTGATTACTGGCGGTCAGGTTTTACGGGGAGATGTTTTTGTCAGCGGAGCAAAAAATGCGGCACTTCCCTTGTTAGCAGCAACGTTGCTTGCCGAGGGAGAGACATGCCTTTTGAATGTGCCGAATTTACGCGATATTGATACCATGCGTCGCTTGTTACTTTCTTTGGGTGCTGAAAGCCACTACGTAAGCAACGAAAAACGTTTTTGCGTGCAAACTTCCCCCACCAGCCCATGTCTGGCTCATTATGATTTAGTGCGGACAATGCGGGCGAGTATTGTGCTGCTTGGCCCCTTACTGGCGCGCTACGGCAAGGCAAAAGTCAGTCTGCCTGGCGGCTGTGCCATTGGAGCACGTCCAGTAAATCTTCACCTGAGCGCACTCGAAAAAATGGGCGCAAAAATCGACCTTGCGGATGGATATATTCTGGCCGAATGCGATCGGTTGCAGGGGGCGGAAATCTGGTTTGACACGGTCACAGTTACGGGCACCGAAAATATCATGATGGCTGCCACACTGGCTCAGGGAAAAACGATTCTGCGCAACGCTGCGCGCGAACCAGAAGTGCGCGATCTAGCGAACTGCCTGATTCAGATGGGAGCACGCATTGAGGGGGCAGGAACAGACACCATCACGATTGAAGGCGTCGAGGCCCTGCAAGGGACAACGTATTCGATTATGCCGGATCGGATTGAAGCGGGAACCTTAATTGTAGCGGCCGCGATTACCGGCGGCGATGTGCACGTCATTGGCGATATTGCCCCACTGCTTGACTCGGTGATTATCAAGCTGCGCGACTGCGGGGTCAAAATTGAAAGCACACCGCAAGGTGTACGCGTAATCGGCAATGGCATCATCAGCCGAGACGTTACAACCAGCCCCTACCCCGGCTTTCCGACCGATATGCAAGCCCAATACATGGCGCTCATGTGCCGCGCCAAAGGGGTAAGTAGTATTGAAGAAACCATCTTCGAAAATCGCTTTATGCACGTTGCCGAGCTACGCCGCATGGGTGCTCAAATTGAGATCCAGGGACCACGCGCCGTGGTGCGCGGAGCGGCGCAACTCAAGGGAGCACCGGTGATGGCCACCGACTTACGTGCCAGCGCCTCATTGGTCTTAGCTGCGCTCGCCGCCGAGGGGACAACCGAAGTGCAACGAATTTATCACCTTGATCGTGGATATGAACAGCTAGAAACAAAACTTGCCGCGCTTGGCGCGCAGATAGAAAGGGTATCGTCATAA